A genomic window from Erythrobacter sp. BLCC-B19 includes:
- a CDS encoding nuclear transport factor 2 family protein: protein MTEIADRLAIAETLARCCRGIDRCDAQQLAAAFTRDAMIDYGDGARRVADVIPGLMAGLGAMRLTQHNISNTVIRLAGDTARAETNCVALHIIPAPDGEAEVIVGGRYLDRLAKREGRWLIAERLYVMDWNRTAPSTMALEGGLFDGLQRRGARGGDDPATAWWAEG, encoded by the coding sequence ATGACCGAGATTGCCGACCGGCTGGCGATTGCCGAAACCCTCGCGCGCTGCTGCCGCGGGATCGACCGCTGTGATGCACAGCAGCTCGCCGCCGCTTTCACGCGCGATGCGATGATCGACTATGGCGATGGCGCGCGGCGGGTCGCCGATGTGATCCCCGGCCTGATGGCGGGGCTGGGCGCGATGCGGCTGACCCAGCACAATATCAGCAACACGGTGATACGCCTCGCCGGCGATACCGCCCGGGCAGAGACCAACTGCGTCGCGCTCCACATCATCCCCGCACCCGATGGCGAGGCCGAAGTGATCGTCGGAGGGCGCTATCTCGACCGGCTGGCCAAGCGCGAGGGCCGCTGGCTGATCGCCGAGCGGCTCTATGTGATGGACTGGAACCGCACCGCGCCATCGACCATGGCGCTGGAGGGCGGACTGTTCGATGGCTTGCAGCGCCGCGGGGCGCGCGGGGGCGACGATCCGGCCACAGCCTGGTGGGCCGAGGGTTAG